From Micromonospora rifamycinica, a single genomic window includes:
- the disA gene encoding DNA integrity scanning diadenylate cyclase DisA yields the protein MPTDRDAAKPAGATPHTRAAAVGSPARPISVSVTGATGSAGDPLRANLALMAPGTALRDGLERILRGRTGALIVLGYDKVVDGICTGGFPMDVEFSATRVRELCKMDGAVVLSSDGTRIVQAGVHLMPDPSIPTEESGTRHRTAERVARQTGYPVISVSQSMRIISLYVNGQRHVLDDSAAILSRANQALATLERYKLRLDEVSGTLSALEIEDLVTVRDAVAVVQRLEMVRRIADEIAGYVVELGTDGRLLALQLDELMAGVDADRTLVIRDYLPTGRKSRTLDEALVELDLLGATELIDLVAVAKAIGYPAASDALDAAVSPRGFRLLAKVPRLPAAIVDRLVLHFGSLQRLLGATVEDLQAVEGVGDARARGVREGLSRLAEASILERYV from the coding sequence GTGCCGACCGACCGCGACGCCGCCAAGCCTGCCGGCGCGACGCCCCACACCCGCGCCGCAGCCGTGGGTTCGCCCGCCCGTCCGATCAGCGTGAGCGTGACCGGAGCGACCGGCAGCGCCGGTGATCCGCTGCGGGCCAATCTCGCCCTGATGGCACCGGGCACCGCGCTGCGTGACGGGCTCGAACGCATCCTGCGCGGCCGTACGGGTGCGCTGATCGTCCTCGGCTACGACAAGGTCGTGGACGGGATCTGCACCGGCGGCTTCCCGATGGACGTCGAGTTCTCCGCCACCCGGGTCCGGGAGCTGTGCAAGATGGACGGCGCGGTGGTGCTCTCCAGCGACGGCACCCGGATCGTCCAGGCCGGCGTGCACCTGATGCCCGACCCGTCCATCCCCACCGAGGAGTCCGGCACCCGGCACCGCACCGCCGAGCGGGTGGCCCGGCAGACCGGCTATCCGGTCATCTCGGTCAGCCAGTCGATGCGGATCATCAGCCTCTACGTCAACGGGCAGCGACACGTGCTGGACGACTCGGCGGCGATCCTCTCCCGGGCCAACCAGGCCCTGGCCACGCTGGAGCGCTACAAGCTCCGCCTCGACGAGGTCTCCGGCACCCTCTCCGCGCTGGAGATCGAGGATCTGGTCACCGTCCGGGACGCGGTCGCCGTGGTGCAGCGGCTGGAGATGGTCCGCCGGATCGCCGACGAGATCGCCGGGTACGTGGTCGAGCTGGGCACCGACGGCCGGCTGCTCGCCCTCCAGCTCGACGAGTTGATGGCCGGCGTCGACGCCGACCGTACCCTGGTCATCCGGGACTACCTGCCCACCGGCCGCAAGTCGCGCACCCTCGACGAGGCCCTGGTCGAGCTGGACCTGCTCGGCGCGACCGAGCTGATCGACCTGGTCGCGGTCGCCAAGGCGATCGGCTACCCGGCCGCCTCCGACGCGCTCGACGCGGCGGTCAGCCCGCGCGGGTTCCGGCTGCTGGCCAAGGTGCCCCGGCTGCCGGCGGCGATCGTCGACCGGCTGGTGCTGCACTTCGGCAGCCTCCAGCGGCTGCTCGGCGCCACCGTGGAGGACCTCCAGGCCGTCGAGGGGGTCGGTGACGCGCGGGCCCGGGGCGTCCGGGAAGGGCTCTCCCGGCTGGCCGAGGCATCCATCCTGGAACGCTACGTCTGA
- the radA gene encoding DNA repair protein RadA, which yields MTTSRSTPARGASGVSRGRAAREPRPAYECDACGHQPPKWVGRCPECGEWGSVVESTVTGPVVSGRVVSSRMPAEPARPIATISAAPARARPTGVSELDRVLGGGLVPGAVVLLAGEPGVGKSTLLLDVAQQWAATAGSPSLVVSGEESVSQVRLRAERMGALHEQLWLAAESDLSAVLGHLDAVKPGLLVLDSVQTISTTGTEGVQGGVTQVRAVTAALVAVAKERGIATVLVGHVTKDGQVAGPRVLEHLVDVVLHFEGDKHSSLRMVRGVKNRFGAADEVGCFEMHEGGISSLADPSGLFLTRYSEPVPGTCVTVAMEGRRALLTEVQALIGATVAGSPRRTVSGLDSARLAMVLAVLQRRTERLTLHDREVFAATVGGIRVVEPAADLAVALAVASGGLNLAIAPHLVAIGEVGLTGEVRRVGAVPRRLAEAARLGFRVALVPPGCGPDSTGAGPDRMQVTEVTDVRSALQAVARASAE from the coding sequence GTGACCACCTCCCGATCCACGCCCGCCCGCGGCGCGTCCGGCGTGTCCCGGGGCCGGGCCGCCCGTGAGCCCCGTCCCGCCTACGAGTGCGACGCCTGCGGCCACCAACCGCCCAAGTGGGTGGGGCGCTGCCCGGAGTGCGGCGAGTGGGGTTCCGTGGTCGAGTCCACGGTCACCGGGCCGGTCGTCTCCGGCCGGGTGGTCAGCTCCCGGATGCCGGCCGAGCCGGCCCGGCCGATCGCCACCATCAGCGCCGCGCCGGCCCGGGCCCGTCCCACCGGGGTCAGCGAACTCGACCGGGTCCTCGGCGGCGGGCTGGTGCCCGGCGCGGTGGTCCTGCTGGCCGGCGAGCCGGGCGTGGGCAAGTCCACCCTGCTGCTCGACGTCGCACAGCAGTGGGCGGCCACCGCCGGCAGCCCGTCGCTGGTGGTCAGCGGCGAGGAGTCGGTCAGCCAGGTCCGGCTGCGTGCCGAGCGGATGGGCGCCCTGCACGAGCAGCTCTGGCTGGCCGCCGAGAGCGACCTGAGCGCCGTGCTGGGCCACCTCGACGCGGTCAAGCCGGGCCTGCTGGTCCTCGACTCGGTGCAGACCATCTCCACCACCGGCACCGAGGGGGTGCAGGGCGGGGTGACCCAGGTCCGGGCCGTCACCGCCGCCCTGGTCGCGGTCGCCAAGGAGCGCGGCATCGCCACCGTGCTGGTCGGCCACGTCACCAAGGACGGTCAGGTGGCCGGTCCCCGGGTGTTGGAGCACCTGGTCGACGTGGTGCTGCACTTCGAGGGCGACAAGCACTCCTCGCTACGGATGGTGCGGGGGGTCAAGAACCGGTTCGGCGCGGCCGACGAGGTGGGCTGCTTCGAGATGCACGAGGGGGGCATCAGCAGCCTGGCCGACCCGTCCGGGCTCTTCCTCACCCGCTACTCCGAGCCGGTGCCGGGCACCTGTGTCACCGTCGCGATGGAGGGGCGGCGGGCGTTGCTGACCGAGGTGCAGGCGCTGATCGGGGCGACGGTGGCCGGCTCGCCGAGGCGTACCGTGTCCGGGCTCGACAGTGCCCGGCTGGCCATGGTGCTGGCGGTGCTCCAGCGCCGCACGGAACGGCTCACCCTCCACGACCGGGAGGTCTTCGCGGCCACCGTCGGCGGGATCCGGGTGGTCGAGCCGGCCGCCGACCTCGCGGTCGCCCTGGCGGTCGCCTCCGGCGGGCTCAACCTGGCCATCGCGCCGCACCTGGTGGCGATCGGCGAGGTCGGGCTGACCGGTGAGGTACGCCGGGTCGGCGCGGTCCCCCGCCGGCTGGCCGAAGCGGCCCGGCTCGGCTTCCGGGTGGCCCTGGTGCCACCCGGTTGCGGCCCCGACAGCACCGGTGCCGGCCCGGACCGGATGCAGGTGACCGAGGTCACGGACGTGCGATCCGCGCTCCAGGCGGTCGCCCGGGCCTCTGCGGAGTGA
- a CDS encoding copper chaperone PCu(A)C, giving the protein MTRSIRGSRRAALLLPGLAATALLATGCGAGQVSETANKQPSVQGVNVQTPDNAYKVRGLYVEYPGEDGFAAGGNAAINTVIYNDTRDPVTVTVTTDSARQIVLTGTAGASASASPSEGASPSGSASPSEGASPSGSASPSEGASPSGSASPSEGASPSEGGGPSAPAGEPARIEIPALGYVLLNVQSGRHLQLVGLNEELRSGQQVDLTFDFGGGRTVSTPVPVGVPLSPGAPASPIVHREGGEESGQEGTSGHGG; this is encoded by the coding sequence GTGACGCGCTCGATCAGGGGTTCCCGGCGGGCCGCCCTGCTGCTGCCCGGCCTGGCGGCGACCGCCCTGCTGGCGACGGGCTGCGGGGCGGGCCAGGTGTCCGAGACCGCCAACAAGCAGCCGTCGGTCCAGGGCGTCAACGTCCAGACGCCGGACAACGCGTACAAGGTGCGCGGCCTCTACGTCGAGTACCCCGGCGAGGACGGCTTCGCCGCCGGTGGGAACGCCGCGATCAACACGGTGATCTACAACGACACGCGGGATCCGGTCACCGTCACCGTCACCACCGACAGCGCCCGGCAGATCGTGCTCACCGGCACGGCCGGCGCGTCGGCCTCCGCCTCCCCGTCGGAGGGTGCCTCCCCGTCGGGCAGCGCCTCCCCGTCCGAGGGCGCTTCGCCGTCCGGCAGCGCCTCCCCGTCCGAGGGTGCCTCCCCGTCGGGCAGCGCTTCGCCGTCGGAGGGCGCTTCGCCGTCGGAGGGTGGCGGTCCGTCCGCACCGGCCGGTGAGCCGGCCCGGATCGAGATCCCGGCGCTCGGTTACGTCCTGCTCAACGTGCAGAGCGGGCGACACCTCCAGCTCGTCGGGTTGAACGAGGAGCTGCGCAGCGGCCAGCAGGTCGACCTGACCTTCGACTTCGGTGGCGGTCGTACCGTCAGCACCCCGGTCCCGGTCGGCGTGCCGCTGAGCCCGGGCGCCCCGGCCTCGCCGATCGTGCACCGCGAGGGCGGCGAGGAGAGCGGCCAGGAGGGCACCTCCGGCCACGGCGGCTGA
- a CDS encoding UbiA family prenyltransferase has translation MSRRVLGLVRASHPEPGLAVTTVAGLLAVGVGHRPAGTVAVVLTVLASQLAVGWTNDAVDAGRDATVGRADKPVAAGAVSRRTVAVAAGLAALATPLLALTTNPVAAFWYTVGLISALLYDWPLKSTPVSVLPYAVSFGTLPAFVVLALPGAPAPPVWLVVAGACLGAGAHFANVLPDLADDARTGVRGLPHLLGATGSRLAAAGLLLAATVALVVGPPGPPSWVGWSAVAAAVAVPAVGWYAGRGATRGGGRSVAAFRAVLVVALIDVVLLVASGRVV, from the coding sequence ATGTCGCGGAGGGTGTTAGGGCTGGTCAGGGCGAGTCATCCGGAGCCCGGCCTGGCGGTGACCACGGTGGCCGGGCTGCTCGCCGTCGGCGTCGGCCACCGTCCGGCCGGGACGGTCGCCGTGGTACTCACCGTGCTGGCCAGCCAGCTGGCCGTCGGGTGGACCAACGACGCGGTGGACGCCGGGCGGGACGCCACGGTGGGCCGGGCCGACAAGCCGGTCGCCGCCGGGGCGGTGAGCCGCCGTACGGTGGCGGTGGCCGCCGGGCTGGCCGCGCTCGCCACCCCGCTGCTGGCGCTGACCACCAACCCGGTCGCCGCGTTCTGGTACACCGTCGGCCTGATCTCGGCGCTGCTCTACGACTGGCCGTTGAAGTCCACCCCGGTCTCGGTGCTGCCGTACGCGGTCTCCTTCGGCACGCTGCCCGCCTTCGTGGTGCTCGCCCTGCCGGGGGCACCCGCACCGCCGGTCTGGCTGGTCGTCGCGGGGGCCTGCCTGGGCGCCGGCGCGCACTTCGCCAACGTGCTGCCCGACCTGGCCGACGACGCCCGCACCGGGGTACGCGGGCTGCCGCACCTGCTCGGTGCCACCGGAAGCCGGCTGGCCGCCGCCGGGCTGCTGCTCGCCGCCACCGTCGCCCTGGTCGTCGGGCCACCCGGGCCGCCGTCGTGGGTCGGCTGGTCGGCCGTCGCGGCCGCCGTCGCGGTGCCGGCCGTCGGCTGGTACGCGGGACGCGGCGCCACCCGGGGCGGGGGCCGCTCGGTGGCCGCCTTCCGGGCCGTGCTGGTGGTGGCCCTGATCGATGTGGTCCTGCTGGTGGCGAGCGGTCGGGTGGTCTGA